In Solanum pennellii chromosome 7, SPENNV200, the following are encoded in one genomic region:
- the LOC107024793 gene encoding organ-specific protein S2-like — translation MATEYFSPKNFERKIYGSSTDARRDPGEYWNIVMKNEPMPIAIKHLMPRYDVLFEPRPTVTSYHDDEVSLKGEKSFEPRPIVTTYHHDDVGLKQEKSSFTKDFKPRPTATSYHDDEVSLKGEKCFEPRPTVTAYHHDDVGIKQEKSSFTKDFEPRPTATSYRDNETSLKGKKSFEPRPNVSMYND, via the exons ATGGCCACTGAATATTTTTCACCAAaaaattttgagagaaaaata TATGGTAGCAGCACAGATGCAAGAAGAGACCCTGGAGAATATTGGAATATTGTGATGAAAAATGAGCCCATGCCTATAGCAATCAAGCATCTTATGCCTCGGTATGACGTTCTTTTCGAGCCAAGGCCAACTGTAACTTCTTACCATGATGATGAAGTCAGTCTTAAAGGAGAAAAGTCTTTTGAACCACGACCGATTGTAACTACTTACCAtcatgatgatgttggtctcaaacaagaaaaatcatcatttaCTAAAGATTTCAAACCAAGGCCAACTGCAACTTCTTACCATGATGATGAAGTTAGTCTTAAAGGAGAAAAGTGTTTTGAACCACGACCGACTGTAACTGCTTACCACCATGATGATGTTGGTATCAAACaagaaaaatcatcatttaCTAAAGATTTCGAACCAAGGCCAACTGCAACTTCCTACCGTGACAATGAAACTAGTCTTAAAGGAAAAAAGTCTTTTGAACCAAGGCCAAATGTTAGCATGTATAATGATTGA